The Microbacter sp. GSS18 genome has a segment encoding these proteins:
- a CDS encoding LLM class flavin-dependent oxidoreductase, giving the protein MALKFWATAPFFYGDMDRPWTGVLSDMLDLAQAAEDLGFEGLSMPENHFQNYVTNPSSLTFSAVVAARTKRLKLQPGVIVLPYYHPLLIASEIGLLDGLAPGRVDIGIARGGSRPQFDRIGVPYDEVRAIYEESLDIMLRAWTEDDLTYDGKYYQFPATTLVPKPTTKPHPALWVAAQSVEGVRKVAEDGLNLLTMPNYGNFEPHGDLELLLQTYNDAVATSGKPRGGVMVMRHVWLGQTEDQAKQYFDRMVDHWNHYLAFVKNSGPTGTAEGRLTRRVDDKGRNFVTGGKIHAESNSPSPDDLYENYNDPIMTTPDRMIERVKSYEALGVNRLSVHQAWGQPIGEVIKNMEFMAQEVFPAFAEEPQPAPV; this is encoded by the coding sequence ATGGCACTCAAGTTCTGGGCGACCGCGCCCTTCTTCTACGGCGACATGGACCGCCCCTGGACGGGAGTCCTCAGCGACATGCTCGATCTCGCGCAGGCCGCCGAGGATCTCGGCTTCGAGGGCCTGTCGATGCCCGAGAACCACTTTCAGAACTACGTGACGAACCCCTCGTCGCTGACATTCTCGGCCGTCGTGGCCGCGCGCACGAAGCGGCTGAAGCTGCAGCCCGGCGTCATCGTCCTGCCGTACTACCACCCGCTGCTGATCGCCTCCGAGATCGGCCTGCTCGACGGGCTCGCGCCCGGTCGCGTCGACATCGGCATCGCCCGCGGCGGCAGCCGGCCCCAGTTCGACCGCATCGGCGTGCCGTACGACGAGGTGCGCGCGATCTACGAGGAGTCGCTGGACATCATGCTGCGGGCGTGGACCGAAGACGACCTGACCTATGACGGCAAGTACTACCAGTTCCCCGCGACCACGCTCGTGCCCAAGCCGACGACGAAGCCGCATCCGGCGCTGTGGGTCGCCGCGCAGAGCGTGGAGGGGGTCCGCAAGGTGGCCGAGGACGGACTGAACCTCCTCACGATGCCCAACTACGGCAACTTCGAGCCCCACGGCGATCTCGAGCTGCTGCTGCAGACCTACAACGACGCGGTGGCCACGAGCGGCAAGCCGCGCGGCGGCGTCATGGTCATGCGCCACGTGTGGCTGGGGCAGACCGAGGACCAGGCGAAGCAGTACTTCGACCGCATGGTCGACCACTGGAACCACTACCTGGCCTTCGTGAAGAACAGCGGGCCGACCGGCACCGCCGAGGGCCGTCTCACGCGGCGCGTGGACGACAAGGGCCGCAATTTCGTCACGGGCGGCAAGATCCACGCCGAGTCGAACTCGCCCTCGCCCGATGACCTCTACGAGAACTACAACGACCCGATCATGACCACGCCCGACCGCATGATCGAGCGCGTCAAGAGCTACGAGGCGCTCGGGGTGAACCGGCTCAGCGTGCACCAGGCGTGGGGCCAGCCGATCGGCGAGGTGATCAAGAACATGGAGTTCATGGCGCAGGAGGTCTTCCCCGCGTTCGCCGAGGAGCCGCAGCCCGCGCCGGTCTGA
- a CDS encoding flavin reductase family protein gives MSNAEPNVAQSPAIDARVFRDTLSHYASGITVISGVEADGPIGFTCQSFYSVSVDPPLVSFSVMTTSTTYPRIRETGSFAVNVLATSQHTVSSQFARSGTDKWAGIDWSAAESGNPIIAGTLMWLDCEIWAEHEAGDHYIVIGRVKDMSPADWHTDEPLLFYKGKYRHLRALDAAAS, from the coding sequence ATGAGCAACGCAGAACCGAACGTGGCGCAGAGCCCGGCGATCGACGCGCGGGTGTTCCGCGACACGCTGAGCCACTACGCGTCTGGCATCACGGTGATCAGCGGCGTCGAGGCAGACGGTCCGATCGGCTTCACCTGCCAGTCGTTCTACAGCGTGTCGGTCGACCCGCCGCTGGTGTCGTTCAGCGTCATGACGACCTCCACGACGTACCCGCGCATCCGCGAGACGGGCTCGTTCGCCGTGAACGTCCTCGCCACGAGCCAGCACACCGTTTCGAGTCAGTTCGCGCGCAGCGGCACCGACAAGTGGGCCGGCATCGACTGGTCGGCCGCAGAGAGCGGCAACCCGATCATCGCGGGCACCCTGATGTGGCTCGACTGCGAGATCTGGGCCGAGCACGAGGCCGGCGACCACTACATCGTCATCGGACGCGTCAAGGACATGAGCCCCGCCGACTGGCACACCGACGAGCCGCTGCTGTTCTACAAGGGCAAGTACCGGCACCTGCGCGCTCTCGACGCCGCAGCGAGCTGA
- a CDS encoding zinc-binding dehydrogenase yields MTRDMRAVVLTGHGGPDRLEYRTDVRRPLVGPDEVLIRLRASAVNNTDIAFRENWYDHEEGTPGEPDRWPRIQGAGGAGIVEEVGVRVGDLAPGDVVLVDPFLRHPGLAGGPSLIALMGAAERDGCFADYVTVPRDNAVPAASDLTFAELACLPTAYQTAEEMQLRAGVDEGWTVLVTGASGGVGSANVELAKLRGATVIAVAGSSKRAGVEALGADHVIDRPGAHAEDVWGDLPPVDAVLDVTGGELTQTWLEHLVTGGVYVTAGAIAGWSARIDLRTLIYNDLTVIGQVVARREALVNLIRYAGEGRLTPRVARVFGLDDLPAAQAFFAAKDFVGKVVVEIDDAASPARP; encoded by the coding sequence GTGACGCGCGACATGCGGGCGGTGGTGCTCACGGGGCACGGCGGGCCCGACCGTCTGGAGTACCGCACCGACGTGCGCCGGCCGTTGGTGGGACCGGATGAGGTGCTGATTCGCCTGCGGGCGTCCGCGGTCAACAACACCGACATCGCCTTCCGCGAGAACTGGTACGACCACGAGGAAGGGACACCCGGCGAGCCCGACCGCTGGCCGCGCATCCAGGGTGCGGGCGGCGCCGGGATCGTCGAGGAGGTCGGCGTACGCGTCGGCGACCTCGCCCCCGGTGACGTCGTCCTGGTGGATCCGTTCCTGCGGCACCCGGGCCTCGCCGGCGGGCCCTCGCTCATCGCCCTCATGGGCGCCGCAGAGCGCGACGGATGCTTCGCAGATTACGTCACGGTTCCCCGCGACAACGCCGTTCCGGCAGCATCCGATCTCACGTTCGCCGAACTGGCGTGTCTGCCCACCGCCTATCAGACCGCCGAGGAGATGCAGCTGCGCGCGGGGGTCGACGAAGGCTGGACCGTGCTGGTCACCGGAGCGTCGGGGGGCGTGGGGAGCGCCAATGTCGAACTCGCGAAGCTGCGCGGCGCGACCGTGATCGCCGTGGCCGGGAGCTCGAAGCGAGCCGGCGTCGAGGCGCTGGGCGCCGATCACGTCATCGACCGCCCCGGCGCGCATGCCGAAGACGTCTGGGGCGACCTGCCTCCGGTCGACGCGGTTCTCGACGTCACCGGCGGGGAGCTGACCCAGACGTGGCTTGAGCACCTCGTCACCGGCGGCGTCTACGTCACGGCGGGTGCCATCGCCGGCTGGTCGGCTCGCATCGACCTGCGCACGCTCATCTACAACGACCTGACGGTCATCGGCCAGGTCGTCGCCCGGCGCGAGGCCCTCGTCAATCTCATCCGCTACGCGGGAGAGGGGCGCCTGACCCCGCGCGTCGCGCGCGTGTTCGGGCTCGACGATCTGCCGGCCGCGCAGGCCTTCTTCGCGGCGAAGGACTTCGTGGGCAAGGTCGTCGTCGAGATCGACGACGCCGCTTCGCCTGCCCGCCCCTGA
- a CDS encoding YciI family protein: MPTYAARYTYRTDEATAAEKARLRPDHRAFIAGLDESKALMLAGPWGADDPDGGLVVIAADDHAAAAELISNDPYVQAGLLENLTITQWRAVLGPLAAAIPAE; the protein is encoded by the coding sequence ATGCCTACCTACGCAGCCCGCTACACGTACCGCACCGACGAGGCCACCGCGGCCGAGAAGGCGCGTCTGCGCCCCGACCACCGCGCCTTCATCGCCGGCCTCGACGAGTCGAAGGCGCTGATGCTCGCCGGCCCCTGGGGCGCCGACGACCCCGACGGCGGACTCGTCGTCATCGCCGCCGACGATCACGCGGCCGCCGCGGAGCTGATCTCGAACGACCCCTACGTCCAGGCGGGTCTGCTCGAGAACCTCACCATCACGCAGTGGCGCGCGGTTCTCGGCCCGCTGGCCGCCGCGATTCCCGCGGAGTGA
- a CDS encoding LLM class flavin-dependent oxidoreductase, with protein sequence MGLKFWATLPFFRGDMSRPFSDIVAEQLDIAQAAEDLGFEGVIVPENHFQNYLTNPSSVAISSIIAAKTKRLRIQPSVIVLPYYHPLLVASEIGLLEALAPGRVSIGVARGGSRLQFDRIGVPYDEARGRYEESLEIIQRAWVEDDLAYEGKHFSFPKTTVVSRSENPLSIWVAAQSVEGITKVAQEGHNLLTSPNWGHFEPHGDLDTLLATYEKAVAESGKPRGEVMVMRHVWVGDTEEEALQYFDNIVDHSNHYMTIVQGGGENRNRNTRERLTRRVDGEMADFIHGGKIDAISVPREREGLFERMNDPIMTTPDRMIERFRHYEDIGVNHVVMHQGWGQPNDAILANMEKLATDVFPAFAEQQVVGAGAR encoded by the coding sequence ATGGGACTCAAGTTCTGGGCCACGCTGCCCTTCTTCCGCGGTGACATGAGCCGCCCGTTCAGCGACATCGTCGCCGAGCAGCTCGACATCGCCCAGGCGGCCGAAGACCTCGGTTTCGAGGGCGTGATCGTGCCCGAGAACCACTTCCAGAACTATCTGACGAACCCGTCGTCGGTGGCGATCTCGTCGATCATCGCCGCCAAGACCAAGCGCCTGCGCATCCAGCCGAGCGTCATCGTGCTGCCCTACTACCACCCGCTGCTGGTCGCATCCGAGATCGGCCTGCTCGAGGCGCTGGCCCCGGGGCGCGTCAGCATCGGCGTCGCCCGTGGCGGCAGCCGCCTGCAGTTCGACCGCATCGGCGTGCCCTACGACGAGGCGCGCGGCCGCTACGAGGAGTCGCTCGAGATCATCCAGCGTGCCTGGGTCGAGGACGACCTCGCCTACGAGGGCAAGCACTTCTCCTTCCCCAAGACCACCGTCGTCTCGCGTTCCGAGAACCCGCTGTCCATCTGGGTCGCCGCCCAGAGCGTCGAGGGCATCACGAAGGTCGCGCAGGAGGGACACAACCTCCTCACGAGCCCGAACTGGGGCCACTTCGAGCCGCACGGCGACCTCGACACCCTCCTGGCGACCTACGAGAAGGCGGTCGCCGAGAGCGGCAAGCCTCGCGGCGAGGTCATGGTCATGCGTCACGTCTGGGTGGGCGACACCGAGGAAGAGGCGCTGCAGTACTTCGACAACATCGTCGACCACTCCAACCACTACATGACGATCGTCCAGGGCGGCGGCGAGAACCGGAACCGCAACACCCGCGAGCGTCTGACGCGTCGCGTCGACGGCGAGATGGCCGACTTCATCCACGGCGGCAAGATCGACGCGATCTCGGTGCCCCGTGAGCGCGAGGGTCTGTTCGAGCGGATGAACGACCCGATCATGACCACGCCCGACCGCATGATCGAGCGCTTCCGTCACTACGAGGACATCGGCGTGAACCACGTCGTCATGCACCAGGGCTGGGGCCAGCCGAACGACGCGATCCTCGCCAACATGGAGAAGCTCGCCACCGACGTGTTCCCCGCCTTCGCGGAGCAGCAGGTCGTCGGAGCCGGCGCTCGATGA
- a CDS encoding cupin domain-containing protein: MSQHLGNAFDIDLGSIEYPSLEDGSTIGAGRHLIGNLSDTRIGLWEAEPGLIGGVTNDEIFVVLEGRAEVTFDDTGEVIQIGPGDIVRLKAGQSNHWRTFERIRKVAVSIPAQA; this comes from the coding sequence ATGAGTCAGCATCTGGGCAACGCCTTCGACATCGACCTGGGCTCGATCGAGTACCCCTCGCTCGAGGACGGAAGCACGATCGGGGCCGGCCGTCACCTCATCGGCAACCTGTCCGACACCAGGATCGGGCTCTGGGAGGCCGAGCCGGGCCTCATCGGCGGTGTGACCAACGACGAGATCTTCGTCGTCCTCGAGGGACGCGCCGAAGTCACGTTCGACGACACCGGTGAGGTCATCCAGATCGGCCCCGGCGACATCGTCCGGCTCAAGGCCGGGCAGAGCAACCACTGGCGCACGTTCGAGCGCATCCGCAAGGTCGCCGTCAGCATCCCGGCCCAGGCCTGA
- a CDS encoding NAD(P)H-dependent oxidoreductase, with the protein MPEQGTSTTRSAYIVTSHPDGEALSVGIAERIADSFREGGGSARITNLPAEDFAPAYDTQDITLYRDFIETHTIGAPGDAVGQQEILDEATDLVFVFPVYWWSMPAQLKGWVDRVFTGGWAWGAKRLGRDRTSVSHLTAHVVAITGAGEETFSEAGYDSAMRVQIEDGIFRYCGFGSTTWSWIWDPARAEAAEIDAAIAEAIDRIDRG; encoded by the coding sequence ATGCCGGAACAAGGCACGTCCACGACCCGCAGCGCCTACATCGTCACATCGCATCCAGACGGCGAGGCGCTGAGCGTCGGCATCGCCGAGCGGATCGCCGACTCCTTCCGCGAGGGCGGCGGGTCGGCCCGCATCACGAACCTCCCCGCGGAGGACTTCGCGCCGGCCTATGACACGCAGGACATCACGCTGTACCGCGACTTCATCGAGACCCACACGATCGGCGCGCCCGGTGACGCGGTCGGTCAGCAGGAGATCCTCGACGAGGCGACCGACCTCGTCTTCGTCTTCCCGGTCTACTGGTGGTCGATGCCCGCGCAGCTGAAGGGGTGGGTGGATCGCGTCTTCACCGGGGGGTGGGCGTGGGGCGCCAAGCGCCTCGGGCGCGACCGCACCTCCGTCTCGCACCTGACCGCCCATGTCGTGGCGATCACGGGCGCCGGCGAGGAGACCTTTTCGGAGGCCGGCTACGACTCGGCCATGCGCGTCCAGATCGAGGACGGCATCTTCCGGTACTGCGGATTCGGCTCGACGACGTGGTCCTGGATCTGGGATCCCGCTCGCGCAGAGGCCGCCGAGATCGACGCCGCCATCGCCGAGGCGATCGACCGCATCGACCGCGGCTGA
- a CDS encoding transporter substrate-binding domain-containing protein, with the protein MTGGLKDTRRGRVRRAAGFALLSGVLVTSLVACASANGTENADAEPAADADVIQEAFDALPDDIKESGVLKAASSFDYGPFAYLEADSGDRAGFDYDAVNAIASRIGLEVEWTTLGTFESLIPAAQSGQADAVVDGMGIIEERLGAVSFVYMMNADNAILVQAGNPANVDPADMCGSHLTTAPSGLQAIVFEEESAKCVADGKEPIEVSLLADTAAASAGVLAGQFDGQGWGTATGNFSVRANPDFEVTDPIPGYATPNGIILQDSDRGEAIGNAFVIALQSMMDDGTLQEIADANTMGSDVPTQTFYVRTPDQLEELLASDPALQDG; encoded by the coding sequence ATGACTGGTGGTTTGAAGGACACTCGCCGCGGCCGCGTGCGACGTGCTGCAGGATTCGCGCTGCTCAGCGGCGTGCTCGTCACCTCGCTGGTCGCCTGCGCCAGCGCGAACGGAACCGAGAACGCCGACGCCGAGCCGGCAGCCGACGCCGATGTCATCCAGGAGGCGTTCGACGCGCTTCCCGACGACATCAAGGAGTCGGGGGTTCTGAAGGCGGCCAGCTCGTTCGACTACGGCCCCTTCGCCTACCTCGAGGCCGACAGCGGCGACCGCGCCGGCTTCGACTACGACGCGGTCAACGCGATCGCCTCCCGCATCGGCCTCGAGGTCGAGTGGACGACGCTCGGCACCTTCGAGTCGCTGATTCCGGCTGCACAGTCCGGTCAGGCCGACGCGGTCGTCGACGGCATGGGCATCATCGAGGAGCGCCTGGGTGCGGTCTCGTTCGTGTACATGATGAACGCCGACAACGCCATCCTCGTCCAGGCCGGCAACCCGGCGAACGTCGACCCCGCCGACATGTGCGGCTCTCACCTGACGACCGCCCCGTCGGGACTGCAGGCGATCGTCTTCGAAGAGGAGAGCGCCAAGTGCGTAGCCGACGGCAAGGAGCCCATCGAGGTCTCGCTGCTGGCCGACACCGCCGCCGCCAGCGCCGGCGTCCTCGCCGGCCAGTTCGACGGACAGGGCTGGGGCACCGCGACCGGCAACTTCAGCGTCCGGGCGAACCCGGACTTCGAGGTCACCGACCCGATCCCCGGCTACGCCACGCCGAACGGCATCATCCTCCAGGACAGCGACCGCGGTGAGGCTATCGGCAACGCCTTCGTCATCGCCCTCCAGTCGATGATGGACGACGGCACGCTCCAGGAGATCGCCGACGCCAACACGATGGGGTCGGACGTCCCGACCCAGACCTTCTACGTGCGGACCCCCGACCAGCTCGAAGAGCTCCTCGCGTCGGACCCGGCTCTCCAGGACGGCTGA
- a CDS encoding amino acid ABC transporter permease — protein MSSTDTINEQTAPSPGTSALVQRLKNGFEPRRIIKKKHPGRLVAAVIIGVLAVSLLQTVFTSPGFGWPVVAEYLFSPRILMGVWTTLWLTAAVMLIGVVVGLIVAVMERSPNPLLRGAAILYVWVFRSVPTLVQLLLWFNLALLFPQIQIGIPFTDIVFWSASANDFMTPIVAALLGLALSESAYMAEIVRSGLNSVDRGQHEAAWALGLGTRKTFMKVTLPQAIRTIIPPTGNQVIGMLKYTSLASVISVTELLFSAQQISAVNFQVIPLLLVASIWYLVLASVLQMIQDRIEKRFSRGIADASKPRRSASKTPKPAATNKEASA, from the coding sequence ATGAGCAGTACAGACACCATCAACGAGCAGACGGCGCCCAGCCCCGGGACGTCCGCCCTGGTCCAGAGGCTGAAGAACGGCTTCGAACCGCGCAGGATCATCAAGAAGAAGCATCCGGGACGTCTCGTCGCCGCCGTGATCATCGGCGTCCTCGCCGTGTCGCTCCTTCAGACGGTGTTCACCTCGCCCGGCTTCGGCTGGCCGGTGGTCGCCGAGTACCTCTTCAGCCCGCGGATCCTCATGGGTGTCTGGACTACGCTCTGGCTCACTGCGGCGGTCATGCTGATCGGGGTCGTCGTCGGCCTGATCGTCGCGGTGATGGAGCGCTCTCCGAACCCGCTCCTTCGCGGAGCGGCCATCCTCTACGTGTGGGTGTTCCGCTCGGTGCCGACCCTGGTGCAGCTGCTGCTGTGGTTCAACCTGGCGCTGCTGTTCCCCCAGATCCAGATCGGCATCCCGTTCACCGACATCGTGTTCTGGTCGGCGAGCGCGAACGACTTCATGACCCCGATCGTCGCAGCGCTTCTCGGTCTCGCCCTCTCCGAGAGCGCGTACATGGCCGAGATCGTCCGCTCGGGACTGAACTCGGTCGACCGCGGGCAGCATGAGGCGGCCTGGGCCCTGGGCCTGGGGACACGCAAGACGTTCATGAAGGTCACGCTGCCCCAGGCCATCCGCACGATCATCCCGCCGACCGGCAACCAGGTGATCGGCATGCTGAAGTACACGTCGCTGGCCAGCGTCATCTCGGTGACCGAGCTGCTCTTCAGCGCTCAGCAGATCTCGGCGGTGAACTTCCAAGTGATCCCGCTGCTGCTGGTGGCGTCGATCTGGTACCTGGTCCTCGCCAGCGTCCTGCAGATGATCCAGGACCGCATCGAGAAGCGCTTCAGCCGGGGCATCGCCGACGCAAGCAAGCCGCGCCGTTCCGCCTCGAAGACGCCGAAGCCCGCAGCAACGAACAAGGAGGCCAGCGCATGA
- a CDS encoding amino acid ABC transporter ATP-binding protein, translated as MSEATPDAADEPMVYVHNITKSYHSTPVIKDISFEVARGEVVSLIGPSGAGKSTLLRCINHLEVPDSGYILVDSDLVGYRESGDDFVEATDAQAARSRATVGMVFQRFNLFQHLTATENVTLAPREVLGMSKAESTKLAHELLGRVGLSHRVNNYPSQLSGGEQQRVAIARALAMNPKVMLFDEATSALDPELVGDVLAVIQDLADEGMTMIMVTHEMEFAREVSSRVLFLADGGIVEEGTPEQIFGDPQHERTRSFLSRVQRAA; from the coding sequence ATGAGCGAGGCGACCCCCGACGCGGCCGACGAGCCGATGGTCTACGTGCACAACATCACCAAGAGCTATCACTCGACGCCGGTGATCAAGGACATCTCGTTCGAGGTGGCGCGCGGCGAGGTGGTGAGCCTCATCGGTCCTTCCGGCGCCGGAAAATCGACGCTGCTGCGCTGCATCAACCACCTCGAGGTTCCGGACTCCGGCTACATCCTGGTCGACTCCGACCTGGTGGGCTACCGCGAGTCGGGCGACGACTTCGTCGAGGCCACCGACGCGCAGGCGGCACGCTCGCGGGCCACCGTCGGCATGGTGTTCCAGCGGTTCAACCTGTTCCAGCACCTGACGGCCACCGAGAACGTGACCCTGGCGCCGCGTGAGGTGCTGGGCATGTCGAAGGCCGAGTCGACCAAGCTCGCACACGAGCTGCTCGGCCGGGTCGGGCTGTCGCACCGCGTGAACAACTACCCCTCGCAGCTGTCGGGCGGCGAGCAGCAGCGCGTCGCCATCGCGCGGGCGCTCGCGATGAACCCCAAGGTGATGCTCTTCGATGAGGCGACGTCGGCACTGGACCCCGAGCTCGTGGGCGACGTACTCGCGGTCATCCAGGACCTGGCCGACGAGGGGATGACGATGATCATGGTCACTCACGAGATGGAGTTCGCCCGCGAGGTGTCCAGCCGAGTGCTGTTCCTCGCCGACGGCGGCATCGTCGAGGAGGGCACGCCCGAGCAGATCTTCGGCGACCCGCAGCACGAGCGCACCCGCTCGTTCCTCTCGCGAGTGCAGCGCGCGGCCTGA
- a CDS encoding helix-turn-helix domain-containing protein yields the protein MVDDSATAATQATAVIGQGDLPDHDLVGRLELIADEINLKDSVYAVMESIVAAVVKHTPWTQCWVAMVDIEERRVLHDYHAGDFDPAYRFELRDWDMTDTVTLDAARTGSVIAIGDVEHSAYPYLHEASASAGVRATLYAAVPFDHDSHSVVINVSLPRAHEFSAAEISLARGITTFAAIAFRNILATDRAIEHEAQEKVKLAELNTTILEKNAALEQVSHAQARLLRLQTVGADVSALCAEISGLLEMPVLLLDPFYQQLGLTGMAVPDADAITAHLAGRGRVSGERLESRPAILTLDGTRYVVTNVVEDHALVAMVVLQVEGDAPSSLAMRILELARVHVSLMVMRFRSSFETEARFAREFVDALAGDSSNLTITQHAGLLGLPLQSTSQIMLARVSGLTETLPRRDFDELVQFVASRLRQTGFSMIAAPAGDCELMIVLTSVNTWGSERVTLALRRAIADGARLIDASADRVSVAVGIGGGFSGIDGLRRSHREATRALQITLSSGHVDGDLSFDEAGTYAVLAATPAEDRRHFVQRYMKPLLDYDRMHGGAFFETLRTYFESIGNIPRTAERLFLHVSTVRYRLRRIEELTGMSLEDEEDRLRLQLCLRFSRLSDLADA from the coding sequence ATGGTCGACGACTCCGCCACGGCCGCGACCCAGGCGACCGCCGTGATCGGGCAGGGCGACCTGCCCGATCACGACCTGGTCGGCCGGCTCGAGCTGATCGCCGATGAGATCAACCTGAAGGACAGCGTCTACGCGGTGATGGAGAGCATCGTCGCCGCGGTGGTCAAGCACACGCCGTGGACGCAGTGCTGGGTCGCCATGGTCGACATCGAAGAGCGACGCGTGCTGCACGACTACCACGCGGGGGACTTCGACCCCGCCTACCGATTCGAACTGCGCGATTGGGACATGACCGACACGGTGACGCTTGACGCGGCGCGCACTGGGTCCGTGATCGCGATCGGCGATGTCGAGCACTCCGCGTATCCGTACCTGCACGAGGCATCCGCCTCTGCGGGAGTGCGTGCCACCCTGTACGCCGCGGTGCCGTTCGACCATGACTCGCACAGCGTCGTCATCAACGTCAGCCTCCCGCGTGCCCACGAGTTCTCGGCCGCCGAGATCTCGCTCGCGCGCGGGATCACGACCTTCGCCGCGATCGCGTTCCGCAATATTCTGGCCACCGACCGGGCGATCGAGCACGAGGCGCAGGAGAAGGTCAAGCTCGCCGAGCTCAACACCACGATCCTCGAGAAGAACGCAGCCCTCGAGCAGGTCTCTCACGCCCAGGCCAGGCTGCTGCGGCTGCAGACGGTCGGCGCCGACGTCTCGGCGCTGTGCGCCGAGATCTCGGGCCTGCTGGAGATGCCGGTGCTGCTGCTGGATCCCTTCTACCAGCAGCTCGGACTCACCGGCATGGCGGTGCCCGACGCCGACGCCATCACCGCGCACCTGGCCGGGCGCGGTCGTGTCAGCGGGGAGAGGCTCGAATCCCGCCCCGCGATCCTCACGCTCGACGGCACGCGCTACGTCGTCACCAACGTCGTCGAGGACCACGCGCTGGTGGCGATGGTCGTGCTGCAGGTCGAGGGCGACGCGCCGTCCTCGCTGGCGATGCGCATCCTCGAACTCGCGCGGGTCCACGTCTCGCTCATGGTCATGCGCTTCCGGTCGTCGTTCGAGACCGAGGCGCGCTTCGCCCGCGAGTTCGTCGACGCGCTCGCCGGCGACTCGTCGAACCTCACGATCACGCAGCACGCGGGGCTGCTCGGCCTGCCGCTGCAGTCCACGAGCCAGATCATGCTCGCGCGCGTGTCGGGGCTGACCGAGACGCTTCCCCGACGCGACTTCGACGAGCTGGTGCAGTTCGTCGCCTCGCGCCTGCGCCAGACCGGCTTCAGCATGATCGCGGCGCCGGCGGGCGACTGCGAGCTGATGATCGTGCTCACGAGCGTCAACACGTGGGGGAGCGAGCGGGTCACGCTCGCGCTTCGCCGCGCGATCGCCGACGGCGCCCGGCTGATCGACGCATCGGCCGATCGCGTCAGTGTCGCGGTCGGCATCGGCGGTGGCTTCAGCGGCATCGACGGGCTTCGCCGCTCCCACCGCGAAGCCACGCGTGCGCTGCAGATCACGCTCTCGAGCGGGCACGTGGACGGCGACCTGAGCTTCGATGAAGCGGGAACCTACGCCGTGCTCGCGGCCACTCCCGCCGAGGACCGGCGCCACTTCGTGCAGCGCTACATGAAACCGCTGCTGGACTACGACCGGATGCACGGCGGTGCGTTCTTCGAGACACTGCGCACCTACTTCGAGTCCATCGGCAACATCCCTCGAACCGCCGAGCGGCTGTTCCTGCACGTGTCCACCGTGCGCTACCGCCTGCGCAGGATCGAGGAGCTCACCGGGATGTCGCTTGAGGACGAAGAGGACCGGCTGAGGCTGCAGCTGTGCCTGCGCTTCTCGCGGCTGTCGGATCTCGCGGACGCCTGA